AAAAAAGTAACCATCGATTATATTGGAGATCATCGGTATTTAAGTTATCGCAACTTGGTGCGCCACAAAAGTATTTTTGGCATGGATTTCATTTTCAATGAACTGCCGAATAAATTGGTTCCCTTTGATTATGATGCTTTCTATAATTCAACACAGCAATTTGCGATTGGAACGACGGATGCGCATACCGGCGAACCGATCTATTATACCAAGCATCAGTTAATGAAAGAGACAATGCCTATTGTACAGGCTTCTAGCTCACTGCCGTTTGTAGCAAAGCCGATTCATTACGAAGGCCGCACGTTATTCGATGGCGGATTGGTCGATCCGATTCCGGTACAGAAGTCAGTTGCGGATGGCAATAAGAAACACATTATCGTGCTGACCAAAGAACAAGGATATCGCAAGAGTCCATTCAAACAACGGTGGCTTGCCAAAAGCTTTTATCCGAAATATGACGGCCTCGTGAATGTGCTTGTGAATCGAAGTGAAATCTACAATGCTACCTTGGAGACCATTTCCAAAATGGAAGCTGATGGCAGTGCAATCATCATCCGTCCTTCTGCCAAAGTGCTTGTAGGCCGGATGGAGAAGAACCCGAAGAAATTGGAAGATCTGCATGATTTGGGCTACTCGGATGCGAAGCGGATGGGTTCCCAATTAAAAAACTGGTTATTGACATAAGCGACAAAGGAGCTGTTCGTATGGGCGTATCTCAACAAAAAATCACAACATTTTTGATGTTCACTGGCCAGGCCGAAGAAGCTATGAATCTGTATACTTCTGTCTTCGATCAATCTGAAATCGTCAGCATAAAGCGATACGGCCAGAATGAAGCGGGAGCGGAGGGCAGTGTGATGCAGGCGAGGTTTTCCATCCATGGACAGGAGTTTATGTGTATAGACAGCAGTGTGAAACATGCATTTACGTTCACGCCATCCATTTCACTTTATGTAAATTGCGAAACGGAAGAGGAGATTGAGCGTGTTTTTGCTCAACTATCGCAGGATGGTCAAGTCTATATGGCGCTCGGGACCTATCCGTTCAGTAAGAAATTCGGTTGGGTTGGGGACAAGTTTGGTGTTTCCTGGCAGTTGAATTTACTAGGGAATGATAAGGAGTAACCTGTTAAGTACAACGGAACTTGCTCTTGGAAAGGAGTATTCGTGATTGTTGTTAACTATCCTGCTTTTCGTAATCGCTGGGATCGCTGAAATTGGCGGAGGATACCTGGTGTGGCTCTGGCTGCGAGAATCCAAGCCAC
Above is a genomic segment from Paenibacillus sp. HWE-109 containing:
- a CDS encoding VOC family protein, whose amino-acid sequence is MGVSQQKITTFLMFTGQAEEAMNLYTSVFDQSEIVSIKRYGQNEAGAEGSVMQARFSIHGQEFMCIDSSVKHAFTFTPSISLYVNCETEEEIERVFAQLSQDGQVYMALGTYPFSKKFGWVGDKFGVSWQLNLLGNDKE
- a CDS encoding patatin-like phospholipase family protein, whose product is MEDIGLVLEGGGMRGVYTAGVLEYFMEQDLYFPYVVGVSAGACNAVSYIAKQPGRNKKVTIDYIGDHRYLSYRNLVRHKSIFGMDFIFNELPNKLVPFDYDAFYNSTQQFAIGTTDAHTGEPIYYTKHQLMKETMPIVQASSSLPFVAKPIHYEGRTLFDGGLVDPIPVQKSVADGNKKHIIVLTKEQGYRKSPFKQRWLAKSFYPKYDGLVNVLVNRSEIYNATLETISKMEADGSAIIIRPSAKVLVGRMEKNPKKLEDLHDLGYSDAKRMGSQLKNWLLT